In Lentibacillus amyloliquefaciens, one DNA window encodes the following:
- a CDS encoding sensor histidine kinase, whose translation MIKKYLIERCSWLILFIGLQLLTIFIAVIDPSITIRPILYIVFLSTVTLVVFAIVRYQKETAFYKQLRDSDDDPTDIKKGTSPFEKIVQERLDEQMKQYKNELSQHHIKLEQEKDELLSWIHEVKTPLTAMQLMIERVEDKKVKEQLKYEWLRMYLLLDQQLHQKRIPFMENDLYIEQTSLEPLIFQEIKALQSWCMRKGIGFDISLEIEEVLTDAKWLAFIIRQLLTNAIKYTESADISITSYREQQHTTLAIKDHGRGIDAKDLPRIFDHGFTSTTAHQDTASSGMGLYLVKNALKPLHIKISVQSNVGKGTTFTLTFPNKNEFVAITGM comes from the coding sequence ATGATTAAAAAGTACTTAATTGAGCGATGCAGCTGGCTGATTCTATTTATCGGACTACAGCTGCTTACGATTTTTATTGCCGTGATCGACCCGAGCATCACGATCCGTCCCATCTTATATATTGTCTTTTTATCGACTGTTACCCTGGTCGTATTTGCCATCGTCCGCTATCAAAAAGAAACAGCATTTTACAAACAATTACGGGATAGCGATGACGACCCAACGGATATAAAAAAAGGAACGAGTCCGTTCGAAAAAATCGTTCAAGAACGACTTGATGAGCAAATGAAACAGTACAAAAATGAGCTTTCACAGCACCATATAAAATTGGAACAAGAAAAAGATGAGCTTTTATCGTGGATCCATGAAGTGAAAACACCATTAACCGCCATGCAGCTTATGATTGAACGCGTAGAAGATAAAAAGGTTAAAGAGCAATTAAAGTACGAATGGCTGCGAATGTACCTGCTTCTTGATCAGCAGCTGCATCAAAAGCGCATTCCTTTTATGGAAAACGACTTATATATTGAACAAACCAGCCTGGAACCATTGATTTTCCAGGAAATAAAAGCATTACAGTCCTGGTGTATGCGCAAAGGGATCGGTTTTGACATTTCTTTAGAAATAGAGGAAGTATTAACAGATGCCAAATGGCTTGCCTTCATTATTCGGCAGCTGTTAACCAACGCCATCAAATATACGGAAAGTGCCGATATTTCGATCACCAGCTACCGTGAACAACAGCACACAACGCTTGCCATCAAGGACCACGGCAGAGGTATTGATGCCAAAGACTTGCCGCGCATTTTTGACCACGGTTTCACCTCTACTACTGCCCATCAGGACACCGCTTCATCTGGTATGGGACTTTATTTGGTAAAAAATGCGCTAAAACCATTACACATCAAGATCAGTGTTCAATCCAACGTCGGAAAAGGCACAACATTCACATTAACATTCCCCAATAAAAATGAATTTGTTGCGATTACTGGCATGTGA
- a CDS encoding ABC transporter ATP-binding protein, with the protein MMLQAMKIHKSFGNKFNKQEVLKGIDINVDKGEFVSIMGASGSGKTTLLNVLSSIDRVSRGTIIIQGQELTSMKDKQLATFRKHHLGFIFQEYNLLDTLTVKENILLPLSVNNVSKKEANRTFKEVTDELSIYDIRNKYPNELSGGQKQRTSAARAFIHEPSIIFADEPTGALDSKSASSLLDKLNNLNHTRDATIVMVTHDPVAASYSGRVVFIKDGQMYTQLNKGDQTRQTFLKDIMTTQGVLGGVYNEH; encoded by the coding sequence ATGATGTTACAAGCAATGAAAATTCATAAAAGCTTTGGAAACAAATTCAATAAACAAGAAGTCTTAAAAGGGATTGATATTAACGTCGATAAAGGCGAATTCGTCAGTATTATGGGGGCATCCGGTTCTGGAAAAACAACACTGCTTAATGTGCTTTCTTCCATTGACCGTGTAAGCCGGGGAACGATCATCATTCAAGGACAGGAATTAACCTCGATGAAAGATAAACAGCTCGCAACATTCCGTAAACATCATTTAGGCTTTATTTTTCAGGAGTATAATTTGCTTGACACGCTGACCGTCAAGGAAAATATTTTACTGCCACTGTCCGTTAATAACGTATCGAAAAAAGAGGCGAACCGAACGTTTAAGGAAGTAACAGACGAGCTCAGCATCTATGACATCCGGAATAAGTATCCGAATGAGCTTTCCGGCGGGCAAAAGCAGCGCACATCAGCAGCGCGTGCGTTCATCCACGAACCGAGCATCATTTTTGCAGATGAACCGACTGGGGCCCTTGATTCGAAATCCGCATCCAGTTTATTAGATAAACTGAACAACTTAAATCACACACGGGACGCAACGATTGTCATGGTCACCCACGATCCGGTCGCTGCCAGCTATTCAGGACGGGTTGTTTTTATCAAAGACGGCCAAATGTATACACAGCTCAATAAAGGTGACCAAACGCGGCAGACCTTTTTAAAAGACATCATGACAACACAAGGTGTCCTGGGCGGTGTTTATAATGAGCATTAA
- a CDS encoding FtsX-like permease family protein, with product MSINRLIWQSLKKNIRSYYLYVFALIFSVALYFAFVTLQFDPALDTMSGTAKGSAGIYAGSVLLIAIVTVFLLYANNLFIKRRSKEIGLFQLIGMTKGKIFRILSIENSVLYAGSIVIGIFLGFAGSKLIKLIFFQITGIDQVAALNFSAKATGQTLLVFLIIYLFIMVMNYLFINRQSVLSLFQIRSKSENVKKMSIMQILIGIIGIGLIMTGYYLSTKLFSGDIDNQLFFAMLSILGSVIIGTYLFFKGSVSFILQLIRKSKAGYLSINNVLSLSSIMFRMKSNAVLLTVITTVSALAIGLLSLTYISYYSTEKSAQQIAPNDFSLTDADDADSFMEELNAEQIGYEETRIDFITVRADITDALESAPSNFNGELENTRIVVVSDQATVDINVSPDEAVLTGVGGSISQFLSFQEEGNITLSSQTSTIDAHYIKSKERSLLPRIQSLNFPVVVVDDRDYQQLEKSLDPDIQGAFGYEYIGIDIADDDQLNQANAIFQDWDNEEKNPAYSYLESVNQQKQQLGLTMFIVGFLGLTFLITSGCILYFKQMDESEEEKPTYTILRKLGFTQDDLVRGIWYKQLFNFGIPLILGLLHSYFAVKSGWFIFGTEMLTPTVIVMAIYTVLYSIFGVLSVRYYKRVIREAL from the coding sequence ATGAGCATTAACCGTCTGATTTGGCAAAGTCTGAAGAAGAATATCCGGAGCTACTACCTGTACGTATTCGCCTTGATCTTTAGTGTGGCGCTATATTTTGCATTTGTCACGCTGCAGTTTGATCCGGCATTGGACACCATGTCGGGTACCGCAAAAGGATCAGCGGGAATTTACGCCGGATCAGTATTACTTATCGCCATTGTTACCGTATTTCTGTTATACGCCAACAACCTGTTTATTAAACGTAGAAGTAAAGAGATCGGTTTATTTCAGTTGATTGGCATGACAAAAGGCAAGATTTTTCGCATTTTGAGTATCGAAAATAGTGTCCTTTATGCCGGATCGATAGTCATTGGCATTTTTCTCGGTTTTGCTGGTTCGAAACTGATCAAACTTATTTTCTTCCAAATAACGGGGATTGATCAGGTTGCGGCATTAAATTTTTCAGCTAAAGCCACAGGACAGACGCTGCTTGTCTTTCTCATCATTTACCTGTTCATTATGGTCATGAACTATTTGTTTATAAACCGGCAGAGCGTTCTGTCCCTGTTTCAGATAAGGTCCAAATCAGAGAACGTGAAAAAAATGTCGATTATGCAGATACTGATCGGAATTATTGGTATTGGACTTATTATGACCGGATATTATTTATCCACGAAACTATTCAGTGGAGATATTGATAACCAGCTCTTTTTTGCGATGTTGAGTATTTTAGGTTCGGTTATCATTGGCACCTACTTGTTTTTCAAGGGATCGGTCAGTTTTATCCTGCAGCTAATTCGCAAATCGAAAGCCGGCTACTTATCGATTAACAATGTGCTATCCTTGTCGTCGATTATGTTCCGCATGAAGTCGAATGCTGTACTGTTGACGGTCATAACAACCGTTTCTGCTTTGGCAATCGGCTTATTATCGCTCACGTATATTTCCTATTATTCAACGGAAAAATCGGCCCAGCAGATAGCGCCTAATGACTTTTCCCTTACAGATGCAGATGATGCCGATAGTTTTATGGAAGAGTTGAATGCGGAACAAATCGGATATGAAGAAACGCGGATTGATTTTATAACTGTCCGTGCCGATATAACAGACGCTCTGGAATCGGCTCCGAGCAATTTTAATGGTGAACTGGAGAATACCAGGATAGTGGTCGTCAGTGACCAAGCAACAGTGGACATCAATGTTTCGCCGGATGAAGCGGTCCTTACCGGGGTCGGTGGTTCCATTTCGCAATTCCTTTCCTTTCAAGAGGAGGGCAACATAACCCTGTCCAGTCAAACCAGTACCATTGATGCACATTATATAAAATCAAAGGAAAGATCACTTTTGCCAAGGATTCAGTCACTCAATTTTCCAGTTGTCGTTGTGGATGATCGCGATTATCAGCAACTGGAAAAAAGTCTGGACCCGGACATCCAAGGAGCTTTCGGTTACGAATACATCGGGATTGATATTGCCGATGATGATCAGCTGAATCAGGCAAATGCTATCTTTCAGGATTGGGACAACGAGGAGAAAAATCCGGCTTACAGTTACTTGGAAAGCGTCAACCAGCAAAAACAACAACTCGGTCTGACCATGTTTATTGTCGGATTTCTAGGGTTAACTTTCTTGATTACATCCGGGTGCATTCTGTACTTTAAACAGATGGATGAGAGTGAAGAGGAAAAGCCCACATACACAATTTTACGGAAACTTGGCTTTACCCAGGACGATTTAGTTCGTGGTATTTGGTATAAACAACTTTTCAACTTCGGTATTCCATTAATACTCGGACTGTTGCACAGTTATTTCGCCGTCAAATCAGGCTGGTTCATATTTGGTACGGAAATGTTAACGCCAACGGTAATCGTCATGGCCATTTATACCGTGCTGTACTCGATCTTCGGTGTTTTATCGGTTCGTTACTATAAGCGAGTGATTCGAGAAGCATTGTAA
- a CDS encoding YxeA family protein, with amino-acid sequence MKKLKGIGIGIVVILILIVGYTFLPQTVTEVLDRGNPFISQEDVYVQIDEHQPKKVQHRYEYSLIGYTSDGNEKKVNFTSSTILPEGSYLKVDAKGSYVKTWEVVKSHKLPSKTKEEFEE; translated from the coding sequence ATGAAAAAGCTCAAGGGCATTGGCATTGGAATTGTAGTAATATTAATTTTAATTGTGGGGTATACATTTCTGCCACAAACAGTAACAGAAGTGTTAGACCGGGGAAACCCTTTTATTTCCCAAGAAGATGTATATGTTCAAATCGATGAACATCAACCAAAAAAGGTTCAGCATCGCTATGAGTATTCCCTAATAGGTTATACATCAGATGGTAATGAAAAAAAGGTTAACTTTACTTCTTCGACAATATTACCGGAAGGTTCATATCTAAAGGTTGATGCAAAAGGATCCTACGTAAAAACATGGGAAGTGGTAAAATCCCATAAACTTCCCTCAAAAACCAAAGAGGAATTTGAAGAGTAA
- a CDS encoding DUF6220 domain-containing protein, giving the protein MWRKIFFVLAVIFVITVMIQVFLAGLATFVDPANWMTHIAFVKIIEYVPILMLIVSFSGKLPKNMKWQSVGLFMLIILMYATANIPNAGALHPVIALLMFWMSIVVSQKGWRYAYKPDDA; this is encoded by the coding sequence ATGTGGCGAAAAATATTCTTTGTTCTGGCTGTGATTTTTGTAATTACTGTGATGATACAAGTATTTCTGGCAGGATTAGCTACGTTTGTGGATCCGGCCAACTGGATGACGCATATAGCTTTTGTAAAAATCATTGAATATGTGCCAATTCTTATGCTGATTGTCAGTTTTTCGGGAAAGCTGCCCAAAAACATGAAATGGCAGAGTGTTGGTTTATTCATGCTAATTATTCTGATGTATGCGACTGCCAATATACCGAATGCAGGGGCACTTCACCCTGTAATCGCGCTGTTAATGTTTTGGATGTCAATCGTTGTCAGTCAGAAGGGATGGCGATATGCCTATAAACCGGATGATGCATAA
- a CDS encoding DUF4097 family beta strand repeat-containing protein: MINAKRISIIALVLLVVGALGSLLTFQSLNDSTSVSEEETFSDNNITDIEISANNEEVEVMSTEDRATKVELTGTSSEEIENYLSADVEDETLSIELKDKRLFDFFNFIGTNLTLKVYLPEKTYNSLQADIDNGSFQVEQLSINNVEGEVDNGHFDMKDIAAAMVNVEADNGAISLENIEGKINGDVNNGEIYLKTNNLDHPLTLESNNGDIEVETDQEPTNAVFDIKTNNGEATVFGSSNWNTVIGNGDNQIKLTTNNGNINVVK, translated from the coding sequence ATGATTAATGCTAAAAGAATATCGATAATCGCTTTGGTTCTATTGGTGGTTGGTGCACTTGGAAGTCTCCTGACATTTCAATCATTAAATGATTCAACTTCGGTTAGTGAAGAGGAAACATTTTCAGATAACAACATTACTGACATTGAAATCAGCGCCAATAACGAAGAGGTGGAAGTCATGTCTACAGAGGATCGGGCGACAAAAGTGGAACTGACCGGAACCAGTTCGGAAGAGATTGAGAATTATTTATCAGCTGATGTGGAAGACGAGACCTTATCGATTGAATTAAAGGATAAACGACTGTTTGATTTCTTTAATTTTATCGGAACAAACTTAACTTTAAAAGTCTACCTGCCTGAAAAAACATACAATTCATTACAGGCTGATATTGATAATGGCAGCTTTCAGGTAGAACAATTAAGCATAAACAATGTTGAAGGTGAAGTGGATAATGGGCATTTTGATATGAAGGATATCGCAGCAGCTATGGTAAATGTTGAGGCAGATAACGGAGCGATTTCGCTTGAAAATATTGAAGGCAAAATTAACGGTGACGTAAATAACGGAGAAATTTATCTGAAAACAAATAACTTGGATCACCCACTAACATTGGAATCCAACAATGGAGATATCGAAGTTGAAACGGATCAAGAACCGACAAATGCCGTTTTTGATATCAAAACCAATAATGGCGAAGCGACTGTTTTCGGGAGTTCTAACTGGAACACCGTGATTGGTAATGGGGACAATCAAATAAAATTAACAACGAATAATGGAAATATTAACGTTGTGAAATAA
- a CDS encoding HAAS signaling domain-containing protein, with amino-acid sequence MNKEQFLTSLEKGLKKLPHEEREDIMHDFEEHFFNGSADGKTEEQISESLGSPKQIAKELVATSHIEKMEATASTANIFRAVWAVVGLGFFNFIIVFGPFAALLGFILAGWITGVSFVASPLLILVTLIVNLGTFEFFDMFFSIMLCGIGLFIAMGMLYVTKVLTTLFVRYLKYNVSLVKGGLKHD; translated from the coding sequence ATGAATAAAGAGCAATTCCTGACGAGCTTGGAAAAAGGGTTGAAAAAACTTCCTCATGAAGAACGTGAAGATATTATGCACGATTTTGAAGAGCATTTTTTCAATGGCTCAGCAGATGGCAAAACGGAAGAGCAAATTTCTGAATCTCTCGGCTCACCAAAACAGATCGCCAAAGAGCTGGTTGCAACATCCCATATCGAAAAAATGGAGGCCACCGCATCGACGGCGAATATTTTCCGCGCAGTCTGGGCGGTTGTCGGGTTAGGATTTTTTAATTTTATCATCGTGTTTGGACCGTTCGCTGCATTGCTTGGCTTCATACTTGCAGGATGGATAACGGGAGTTTCATTTGTTGCTTCGCCATTATTGATCCTCGTTACGTTAATCGTTAATCTGGGAACGTTCGAATTTTTTGACATGTTCTTTTCGATAATGCTTTGTGGAATCGGCTTGTTCATTGCAATGGGCATGTTATACGTGACAAAAGTACTGACAACTCTGTTTGTGCGTTATTTAAAATACAACGTTTCACTTGTGAAGGGAGGTTTGAAGCATGATTAA
- a CDS encoding PadR family transcriptional regulator, with protein sequence MNIQFKKGALELCVLALLYKQDRYGYEIVQKISDQIVISEGSVYPLLRRLKKEGYLTTYLQESKEGPSRKYYRLTDQGRDHLHVLNEEWKQFSEGVNQLIKEGDFNE encoded by the coding sequence ATGAACATACAGTTTAAAAAAGGAGCATTAGAGCTATGCGTACTTGCATTACTATATAAGCAAGATCGTTATGGATATGAGATCGTTCAAAAGATTTCGGATCAGATCGTCATTTCAGAAGGCTCCGTATATCCATTGTTAAGGAGACTGAAAAAAGAAGGGTACTTAACAACTTATTTGCAGGAGTCAAAAGAAGGTCCTTCTCGAAAATATTACAGGCTCACTGACCAAGGCAGAGACCACCTTCACGTCCTTAATGAAGAGTGGAAGCAGTTTTCAGAAGGCGTCAATCAACTAATAAAGGAAGGTGATTTTAATGAATAA
- a CDS encoding DUF84 family protein yields the protein MELVIGSGNPAKIAAVNDVFTEDEVFSRDVPSLVSSQPFSDEETRKGAINRAAGSLKANSADIGIGLEGGVMYVEDDLYLCNWGALITRDHVSFTAAGARILLPKEIEHELKIGNELGDVMDGYAKRENVRKKEGAVGIFTNDRISRKAMFAHVVKLLHGQWEYWQQG from the coding sequence ATGGAGCTTGTGATCGGATCTGGAAACCCTGCAAAAATCGCAGCAGTAAATGATGTATTCACTGAAGACGAGGTTTTCTCGAGAGATGTGCCTTCCCTGGTCAGCAGCCAGCCGTTCTCGGATGAGGAAACGAGAAAAGGTGCCATTAATAGAGCTGCAGGCAGTTTAAAAGCAAACTCGGCAGACATCGGCATCGGGCTGGAAGGCGGCGTCATGTACGTGGAAGATGATCTTTATTTATGTAATTGGGGCGCACTGATTACACGGGATCATGTCAGCTTTACTGCAGCAGGTGCGCGAATTTTGCTGCCGAAAGAAATTGAACATGAATTGAAAATAGGCAACGAACTTGGCGATGTCATGGATGGCTATGCAAAACGGGAAAATGTGCGAAAAAAAGAAGGTGCCGTTGGTATCTTCACGAATGACCGCATTTCCAGAAAAGCCATGTTTGCCCACGTCGTCAAGCTGCTGCACGGCCAGTGGGAATATTGGCAGCAAGGGTAA
- a CDS encoding M42 family metallopeptidase: MNRETMDLFKNLTELQGAPGNEHAVRKFMRGELEKYSDEIIQDNLGGVFGIKNGDGPRVMVAGHMDEVGFMVTQITKNGMIRFQTLGGWWSQVLLAQRVQIMTDNGPVIGVIGSIPPHNLSAEQRKKPMDTKDMLIDIGADDKENAEKIGIQPGQSIVPICPFTPMANEKKILAKAWDNRYGCGLSVELLKELQGETVPNQLYSGATVQEEVGLRGAKVAANMIQPDIFYALDASPANDMSGNDQEFGQLGKGALLRIFDKTMITHHGMREFILDTAETNDIPYQFFVSQGGTDAGSVHLYNSGVPSAVVGICSRYIHTSSSIIHVDDYQAAKELLVKLVKSTDQNTVDSIKAK, encoded by the coding sequence ATGAACCGGGAAACGATGGATTTATTTAAAAATTTGACAGAATTGCAAGGCGCACCGGGAAATGAACATGCCGTCAGAAAATTTATGCGCGGGGAACTGGAGAAATACTCTGATGAAATAATCCAGGACAATCTGGGCGGTGTATTCGGTATTAAAAATGGAGACGGACCGCGTGTTATGGTTGCAGGTCATATGGATGAAGTTGGCTTTATGGTCACCCAAATCACCAAAAATGGCATGATCCGTTTCCAGACATTGGGTGGCTGGTGGAGCCAAGTATTGCTTGCCCAACGCGTGCAAATCATGACTGATAACGGACCGGTCATCGGTGTTATCGGATCAATTCCGCCGCATAATTTGTCAGCGGAGCAGCGAAAAAAGCCGATGGATACCAAAGATATGCTGATCGATATCGGTGCTGATGACAAAGAAAATGCGGAAAAAATCGGCATTCAACCGGGGCAGTCGATTGTGCCAATTTGTCCATTCACACCAATGGCCAATGAGAAAAAGATCCTTGCCAAAGCATGGGACAATCGTTATGGCTGCGGGCTCTCAGTTGAATTGTTAAAAGAACTGCAAGGCGAAACAGTGCCAAACCAACTATATTCCGGTGCTACCGTCCAGGAGGAAGTAGGGCTGAGAGGTGCTAAAGTTGCGGCCAATATGATCCAGCCGGATATCTTCTATGCGCTTGACGCATCACCGGCGAATGATATGTCCGGCAATGATCAGGAGTTCGGCCAATTGGGCAAGGGTGCTCTATTGCGTATTTTTGACAAAACGATGATCACACATCACGGCATGCGCGAATTTATTCTGGATACAGCGGAAACCAACGATATTCCTTACCAGTTCTTTGTGTCGCAGGGTGGCACCGACGCCGGGAGTGTCCACTTGTACAACAGCGGTGTTCCGTCGGCTGTTGTTGGAATCTGTTCACGCTATATCCACACATCATCATCCATCATTCATGTTGATGACTATCAGGCGGCAAAAGAATTGCTCGTCAAACTGGTTAAGTCCACTGACCAAAATACAGTCGATTCGATTAAAGCAAAGTAA
- a CDS encoding PepSY domain-containing protein, with translation MKARNAVIAAGAGLAAGFLVKQQLDRYQTITPEKALKQAKETFKKQGPISGSWIYMKPEEVERNGLLYNAYRGGVTRNLDGENKQYEFYIDVDTGAVIDSVETT, from the coding sequence ATGAAAGCCAGAAATGCAGTTATTGCTGCCGGAGCAGGACTTGCGGCAGGATTTTTAGTAAAACAGCAGCTCGACCGCTATCAAACAATCACACCTGAAAAGGCATTAAAGCAGGCAAAGGAAACATTCAAAAAACAGGGGCCGATCAGCGGGTCCTGGATTTACATGAAACCTGAAGAAGTCGAACGAAACGGATTACTGTACAACGCCTACCGTGGTGGGGTTACACGCAATCTCGACGGTGAAAATAAACAATACGAATTTTATATTGATGTTGATACAGGGGCTGTTATTGACTCTGTTGAAACAACTTAA
- a CDS encoding YtnP family quorum-quenching lactonase gives METMQIGRAKLTWLNGGVNFLDGGAMFGVVPKPLWGKKYPYNDKNQIELRTDPILLQIDGKNYVIETGMGNGKLTEKQLRNFGVLEESSIEQSLEELGLSTDDIDALLMTHLHFDHACGITKPAGEGYETVFRNAVIYVSQVEWDEMRNPNIRSANTYWEMNWQPVQHQVQPFEQELTVIDGLKMIHTGGHSDGHSILLFEDGDETWIHMADIMPTHAHQNKLWALAYDDYPVTSVHQKEKWMDFGYQKQAWYTFYHDAYYRAIKFDESGKKIDELKRERYDY, from the coding sequence TTGGAAACAATGCAAATTGGCCGCGCTAAACTGACGTGGCTGAACGGGGGTGTGAATTTTCTTGATGGCGGTGCCATGTTCGGTGTTGTACCAAAACCGCTATGGGGGAAAAAGTATCCGTATAATGATAAAAATCAGATTGAACTCAGGACAGATCCAATTTTGCTGCAAATCGACGGCAAAAACTACGTGATAGAAACTGGTATGGGAAATGGAAAATTAACTGAGAAACAACTGCGAAATTTTGGTGTGCTGGAAGAGTCATCAATAGAACAGTCATTAGAGGAGCTGGGCTTGAGTACAGATGATATTGATGCTTTGCTGATGACGCATTTGCATTTTGACCATGCATGCGGCATAACTAAGCCTGCCGGTGAAGGATATGAAACGGTTTTTAGAAATGCGGTGATTTATGTTTCGCAGGTGGAATGGGACGAAATGCGTAATCCTAATATCCGTTCAGCAAATACATACTGGGAAATGAACTGGCAGCCTGTGCAGCATCAAGTGCAACCATTTGAACAGGAACTGACTGTCATAGACGGCCTGAAAATGATTCACACCGGCGGTCACAGTGATGGCCATTCGATTCTTCTGTTTGAAGACGGAGATGAAACATGGATTCATATGGCTGATATTATGCCAACACATGCCCATCAAAATAAACTATGGGCGCTGGCGTATGATGATTACCCCGTCACTTCCGTTCATCAGAAAGAAAAATGGATGGATTTTGGCTATCAGAAACAGGCCTGGTACACGTTCTATCATGATGCCTATTACCGTGCCATCAAATTTGATGAATCAGGCAAGAAAATTGATGAACTCAAGCGTGAGCGCTATGACTATTAA